The Pygocentrus nattereri isolate fPygNat1 chromosome 2, fPygNat1.pri, whole genome shotgun sequence genome has a window encoding:
- the si:dkeyp-66d1.7 gene encoding myeloid-associated differentiation marker homolog, with amino-acid sequence MAMVFRSSPLLWTRLVALIFSCVAFSVALYGAQLTHGTGDWCIFCWSFSFVGTLLVVLVELCGLQTRIPVSWKNFPITFACYASLLCLSASIIFPLYFLKGYSGRDEVMNCRIVSCVFSCLATVAYLSEVSLSKARPGEVSGYMATAPGLLKVCETFVACIIFVFINDPISYNQNAATKWCLAVYCICFILSAGIIVLCVAEWTGCLPFPFARFLSTYALLAVALYLSATIIWPLYKFDDKHGGTSHRQSSCGSMAGLCWWDKLLAIAVLTALNFILYLADLIYSARLVFVSA; translated from the coding sequence TTTTCTCCTGCGTGGCATTCAGTGTGGCCCTGTACGGTGCCCAGCTCACCCACGGCACAGGCGACTGGTGCATCTTCTGCTGGAGCTTCAGCTTCGTGGGGACGCTCCTGGTGGTTCTGGTGGAGCTCTGCGGCCTGCAGACCCGCATCCCGGTCTCCTGGAAGAACTTCCCCATCACGTTCGCCTGCTACGCCTCGCTCTTGTGCCTCTCAGCCTCCATCATCTTCCCCCTGTACTTCCTGAAGGGCTACTCTGGCCGCGATGAGGTAATGAACTGCCGCATTGTCTCCTGCGTCTTCTCCTGCCTGGCCACCGTGGCCTACCTGAGTGAGGTCAGCCTGAGCAAGGCTCGGCCGGGAGAGGTGTCCGGATACATGGCGACTGCGCCCGGCTTGCTGAAGGTGTGCGAGACCTTCGTCGCCTGCATCATCTTCGTCTTCATCAACGATCCGATTTCCTATAACCAGAACGCCGCCACCAAGTGGTGCCTGGCCGTCTACTGCATCTGCTTCATCCTGTCGGCGGGGATAATCGTGCTCTGCGTAGCTGAGTGGACGGGATGCCTTCCGTTCCCCTTCGCCCGCTTCCTGTCCACCTACGCCCTGCTGGCCGTGGCCTTGTACCTGTCGGCCACCATCATCTGGCCCCTGTACAAGTTCGACGACAAGCATGGCGGCACAAGCCACAGGCAGAGCTCCTGCGGCTCCATGGCAGGACTGTGCTGGTGGGACAAGCTGCTGGCCATCGCTGTGCTGACCGCTCTGAACTTCATCCTCTATCTGGCTGACCTCATCTACTCAGCCAGGCTGGTGTTCGTTTCTG